From Meiothermus sp., a single genomic window includes:
- a CDS encoding ABC transporter ATP-binding protein yields the protein MASIRVENIEKTFGKFKALNGVSLEVRDQEFVVLLGPSGCGKTTLLRIIAGLEQAEKGRVWIGDRDVTLLPPRARKIAMVFQNYAVFPHLTVFENIAFGLRMQKAPPEKLRANVERAANLMHIENLLGRYPAQLSGGQRQRVAVARALAVEPEVLLMDEPLSNLDALLRLEMRAELKRLLAESRTTTLYVTHDQVEAMSLADRIAVMNAGVVVQYDEPMKVYQEPANTFVGGFIGSPPMNFLKLPVEGRQARIQSLSLDLPTSVAGPEVLLGVRPEDLEAYLEPQPHSFPAEVLVVEPLGPHLLLTLDFGKQHLKATVPPDFQVKAGQTLWLKPLPGRLRWLDPGSGQALAAR from the coding sequence ATGGCTTCCATTCGAGTGGAGAACATCGAGAAAACCTTTGGTAAGTTCAAGGCCCTGAACGGGGTCTCGCTCGAGGTGCGCGACCAGGAATTTGTGGTGTTGCTGGGGCCCTCGGGCTGTGGCAAGACCACCCTGCTGCGCATCATTGCGGGCCTCGAGCAGGCCGAAAAGGGGCGGGTCTGGATTGGCGACCGGGATGTAACCTTACTCCCCCCGCGTGCGCGCAAGATCGCCATGGTCTTCCAGAACTACGCGGTTTTCCCGCACCTCACGGTGTTCGAGAACATCGCCTTTGGCCTGCGGATGCAAAAAGCCCCACCCGAAAAACTGCGGGCCAACGTGGAGCGGGCCGCCAACCTGATGCACATCGAGAACCTGCTGGGGCGCTACCCCGCCCAGCTCTCGGGTGGGCAGCGCCAGCGGGTGGCAGTGGCCCGGGCTTTGGCGGTGGAGCCCGAGGTACTGCTCATGGACGAGCCCCTCTCCAACCTGGATGCCCTCTTGCGCCTGGAGATGCGGGCCGAACTCAAACGCCTGCTGGCTGAGAGCCGCACCACCACCCTGTACGTCACCCACGACCAGGTGGAAGCCATGAGCCTGGCCGACCGCATTGCGGTGATGAACGCTGGCGTTGTGGTGCAGTACGACGAACCCATGAAGGTCTATCAGGAGCCCGCCAATACCTTTGTGGGCGGCTTCATTGGCAGTCCCCCCATGAATTTCTTGAAACTCCCGGTGGAGGGCCGGCAGGCCCGGATTCAGTCGCTCAGCCTGGACTTGCCCACTTCGGTAGCTGGCCCCGAAGTCTTGTTGGGGGTGCGGCCTGAAGACCTGGAAGCCTACCTCGAGCCGCAACCGCATAGCTTCCCCGCCGAGGTACTGGTAGTAGAACCCCTGGGGCCCCACCTCCTGCTGACCCTGGACTTTGGCAAACAGCACCTCAAGGCCACCGTACCCCCCGACTTCCAGGTCAAGGCTGGCCAGACCCTCTGGCTCAAGCCCCTGCCGGGCCGACTGCGCTGGCTGGATCCCGGCAGTGGTCAGGCCCTCGCCGCGAGGTAG
- a CDS encoding carbohydrate ABC transporter permease, whose product MNLRWLYLFLAIVLVLWVLIPIFLIATLAFSDRPSVFAWPKGLLPQQFSLETISFFFGVEGVWKAIRNSLTVAAMTLVFSVLLGAPAGYALARYRFAGADAYRLLILITRAFPLAILAIPLAVQFIQVGIYDTAFGVALVHTALALPFAVLVTSSLFLGIPKELEEAAWTLGCNRIQAFLRVVLPLALPGLAATAIFAFVISWNEVFAATLLTLRERTLPAFLLTSLNDSPLPFRFAGGFFLIVPALIFIFIIRRYLFTLWGIANR is encoded by the coding sequence ATGAACCTGCGCTGGTTGTATCTGTTTTTGGCCATCGTGCTGGTGCTGTGGGTGCTGATTCCCATCTTTCTGATCGCCACCCTGGCCTTTAGCGACCGCCCTTCGGTGTTTGCCTGGCCCAAGGGCCTCCTGCCTCAGCAGTTTTCCCTGGAAACCATCTCCTTCTTTTTTGGGGTGGAGGGGGTCTGGAAAGCCATCCGCAATAGTTTGACCGTGGCCGCCATGACCCTGGTTTTCTCGGTGTTGTTGGGGGCCCCCGCAGGCTATGCCCTGGCCCGCTACCGTTTTGCGGGCGCCGATGCCTACCGCCTGCTGATTCTGATAACGCGGGCTTTTCCTCTGGCCATTCTGGCCATCCCGCTGGCGGTGCAGTTCATCCAGGTAGGCATCTACGATACCGCCTTCGGGGTGGCGCTGGTACACACCGCGCTAGCCCTGCCTTTTGCGGTGCTGGTGACCAGCAGCCTGTTTCTGGGCATCCCCAAAGAACTGGAAGAGGCGGCCTGGACCCTGGGCTGCAACCGCATCCAGGCCTTCCTGCGGGTGGTGCTGCCGCTGGCCCTGCCCGGACTGGCGGCCACGGCCATTTTTGCCTTTGTGATCTCGTGGAACGAGGTCTTTGCCGCCACCCTGCTCACCCTGCGCGAGCGCACCCTGCCCGCTTTTTTGCTGACCTCGCTCAACGACTCCCCCCTGCCCTTCCGCTTTGCCGGGGGCTTCTTCCTGATCGTGCCGGCCCTGATCTTCATCTTCATCATCCGGCGCTATTTGTTTACCCTGTGGGGCATCGCCAACCGCTAA
- a CDS encoding carbohydrate ABC transporter permease, translating into MRSERYIPYVLILPSVLFLLFLFAWPLLEALLLSVRGSGGQWTLENFQRMAADLYFKDALKYTLLLTVVIVPLQVGMALGMAMLLGGISKGRDLFLYVWTIPLGISDLAAGIVWLAIFTERGYLNSFLQGIGVIQQPQLWLSYETPWMIFLAVVAAEVWRATAIVFVILVAGLQLIPKEYSEAAEVFGATPWQRFWRVTLPLLMPSLQVALILRTILALEVFAVVVALGGRNLPVLAGEAYYWYNTYQNPGVAAAYAVIILGISVVATMLYLRLIRSKQEGAA; encoded by the coding sequence ATGCGTAGTGAACGGTATATCCCCTACGTGCTCATTTTGCCAAGCGTGCTGTTTTTGTTGTTTTTGTTCGCTTGGCCGCTCCTGGAGGCCCTACTCTTGTCGGTGCGGGGCAGCGGGGGGCAGTGGACGCTCGAGAATTTCCAGCGGATGGCTGCCGACCTCTACTTCAAGGATGCCCTCAAGTACACCCTGCTCCTGACCGTGGTGATTGTGCCCTTACAGGTAGGGATGGCCCTGGGAATGGCCATGCTGCTGGGGGGCATTTCCAAGGGCCGGGATCTGTTCTTGTATGTCTGGACCATCCCCCTGGGTATTTCCGATCTGGCCGCCGGTATCGTGTGGCTGGCCATTTTCACCGAGCGGGGGTATCTGAATAGCTTTTTGCAGGGCATCGGCGTGATCCAGCAGCCGCAGCTCTGGCTGAGCTACGAGACCCCCTGGATGATTTTCCTGGCGGTGGTGGCTGCTGAAGTTTGGCGGGCCACGGCCATCGTGTTTGTGATTCTGGTGGCGGGCTTGCAGCTCATTCCCAAGGAGTACAGCGAGGCCGCCGAGGTGTTTGGCGCCACCCCCTGGCAACGCTTTTGGAGGGTTACCCTGCCCCTGCTCATGCCCAGCCTGCAAGTGGCCTTGATTCTGCGCACCATTCTGGCCCTCGAGGTGTTTGCGGTGGTGGTCGCCCTGGGCGGGCGCAACCTGCCGGTGCTGGCGGGGGAAGCCTACTACTGGTACAACACCTATCAAAATCCGGGGGTGGCGGCTGCGTACGCGGTCATCATCCTGGGCATCTCGGTGGTCGCCACCATGCTTTATTTGCGACTGATACGCTCCAAGCAGGAGGGTGCGGCATGA